The following are encoded in a window of Lynx canadensis isolate LIC74 chromosome B1, mLynCan4.pri.v2, whole genome shotgun sequence genomic DNA:
- the TTI2 gene encoding TELO2-interacting protein 2 isoform X1, with protein MEHDRSRESPSREGTSLPGEWPSSALGQSFSQILHRLTSQESRRGKGKSAAVQDLGALIEATERDQFFEGSGTSLHGMPEVLGQVAKALEKYAAPPKEQEGRGHGYSEVAEKAAAVGLVFLKLLGKFEAAKNSLVCPKWKTGLRDLAGPIYIFAVTHSLEQPWTSPRSHDVAGEVLALLLQVTECGSVAGFLHGENEDEKGRFILIMELLKPDLNKESWKNNPATKHVFSWTLQQVSRPWLNQHLERILPPSLLISDDYQTENKILGVHCLRHIVLNVPAADLLQYNRAQVLYHALFNHLYTPEYCLIQAVLSCLLDLFPVLEKGLHWKGGGARPTTHCDEVLQLILTHMEPEHRLLLRRTYARNLPVFVKRLGILTVRHLKRLERVIIGYLEVYDGPEEEARLKTLETLKLLMQYTWPRVSCRRVVLLKALLKLICDVARDPNLTPEPVKSALLEEATDCLILLDHCCQGQVKGLLVKILQSCEDSKVVNCIRKVQQVSEGTPYDGT; from the exons ATGGAGCATGACCGCTCTCGGGAATCCCCATCGCGGGAAGGCACTTCCTTGCCGGGAGAGTGGCCTTCCTCGGCCCTCGGACAGTCCTTCTCCCAGATTTTGCACCGCCTTACCAGCCAGGAGTCCCGACGGGGCAAGGGCAAAAGTGCAGCAGTTCAGGACCTCGGTGCTCTCATAGAAGCCACAGAACGCGATCAGTTTTTTGAGGGGAGTGGCACATCGCTCCACGGAATGCCCGAAGTGCTGGGGCAGGTGGCAAAAGCCCTGGAGAAGTATGCAGCCCCACCCAAGGAGCAGGAAGGTAGAGGTCATGGTTACTCTGAAGTGGCCGAGAAAGCGGCAGCAGTTGGCTTAGTATTTCTTAAACTCTTGGGGAAATTTGAGGCGGCCAAGAATTCCTTGGTTTGCCCTAAGTGGAAGACAGGCCTACGTGACTTGGCAGGACCCATCTATATTTTTGCGGTCACACACAGCTTGGAGCAACCATGGACCAGCCCAAGATCCCATGACGTTGCTGGAGAGGTGCTCGCCTTACTCCTTCAAGTTACTGAGTGTGGTTCTGTGGCAGGATTTCTGCACGGAGAAAATGAAGATGAGAAAGggagatttattttaataatggagCTTCTTAAACCCGATTTGAATAA AGAATCCTGGAAGAATAACCCTGCCACAAAACATGTTTTCTCATGGACGCTGCAGCAGGTCTCTCGACCCTGGCTGAACCAACATCTGGAGAGGATACTTCCCCCATCGCTGCTCATCTCGGATGACTATCAAACAGAGAACAAAATACTGGGTGTCCACTGCCTCCGTCACATCGTGCTTAATGTG CCAGCTGCTGATTTGCTCCAGTATAACAGAGCCCAGGTCCTGTACCACGCCCTTTTCAACCACCTGTACACACCGGAGTACTGCCTCATCCAG GCTGTGCTCTCGTGTCTGCTGGACTTATTCCCCGTCCTGGAGAAAGGCCTGcactggaagggaggtggggctcGACCCACCACACACTGTGACGAGGTGCTGCAGTTGATCCTGACCCACATGGAGCCAGAGCACCGCCTTCTCTTACGCAGGACCTATGCAAGAAACCTGCCAGTGTTTGTGAAGAG gTTGGGGATCCTAACTGTCCGGCACTTGAAGAGGCTGGAGCGAGTCATCATCGGCTACCTGGAGGTTTACGATGGGCCAGAGGAGGAGGCTAGACTGAAGACACTGGAAACCTTAAAACTTCTCATGCAGTACACTTGGCCCAG AGTTTCCTGTAGACGTGTGGTCTTATTGAAGGCTCTCTTGAAACTGATCTGTGATGTAGCAAGGGATCCAAACCTTACACCTGAGCCTGTTAAGAGCGCCTTGTTAGAAGAGGCCACAGATTGCCTGATTCTCCTGGACCACTGTTGTCAAGGACAAGTGAAG GGTCTCCTGGTCAAAATCCTCCAAAGCTGTGAAGACAGCAAGGTGGTGAACTGTATCAGAAAAGTCCAGCAGGTTTCTGAAGGCACGCCCTACGATGGAACTTAA
- the TTI2 gene encoding TELO2-interacting protein 2 isoform X3, whose protein sequence is MEHDRSRESPSREGTSLPGEWPSSALGQSFSQILHRLTSQESRRGKGKSAAVQDLGALIEATERDQFFEGSGTSLHGMPEVLGQVAKALEKYAAPPKEQEGRGHGYSEVAEKAAAVGLVFLKLLGKFEAAKNSLVCPKWKTGLRDLAGPIYIFAVTHSLEQPWTSPRSHDVAGEVLALLLQVTECGSVAGFLHGENEDEKGRFILIMELLKPDLNKESWKNNPATKHVFSWTLQQVSRPWLNQHLERILPPSLLISDDYQTENKILGVHCLRHIVLNVAVLSCLLDLFPVLEKGLHWKGGGARPTTHCDEVLQLILTHMEPEHRLLLRRTYARNLPVFVKRLGILTVRHLKRLERVIIGYLEVYDGPEEEARLKTLETLKLLMQYTWPRVSCRRVVLLKALLKLICDVARDPNLTPEPVKSALLEEATDCLILLDHCCQGQVKGLLVKILQSCEDSKVVNCIRKVQQVSEGTPYDGT, encoded by the exons ATGGAGCATGACCGCTCTCGGGAATCCCCATCGCGGGAAGGCACTTCCTTGCCGGGAGAGTGGCCTTCCTCGGCCCTCGGACAGTCCTTCTCCCAGATTTTGCACCGCCTTACCAGCCAGGAGTCCCGACGGGGCAAGGGCAAAAGTGCAGCAGTTCAGGACCTCGGTGCTCTCATAGAAGCCACAGAACGCGATCAGTTTTTTGAGGGGAGTGGCACATCGCTCCACGGAATGCCCGAAGTGCTGGGGCAGGTGGCAAAAGCCCTGGAGAAGTATGCAGCCCCACCCAAGGAGCAGGAAGGTAGAGGTCATGGTTACTCTGAAGTGGCCGAGAAAGCGGCAGCAGTTGGCTTAGTATTTCTTAAACTCTTGGGGAAATTTGAGGCGGCCAAGAATTCCTTGGTTTGCCCTAAGTGGAAGACAGGCCTACGTGACTTGGCAGGACCCATCTATATTTTTGCGGTCACACACAGCTTGGAGCAACCATGGACCAGCCCAAGATCCCATGACGTTGCTGGAGAGGTGCTCGCCTTACTCCTTCAAGTTACTGAGTGTGGTTCTGTGGCAGGATTTCTGCACGGAGAAAATGAAGATGAGAAAGggagatttattttaataatggagCTTCTTAAACCCGATTTGAATAA AGAATCCTGGAAGAATAACCCTGCCACAAAACATGTTTTCTCATGGACGCTGCAGCAGGTCTCTCGACCCTGGCTGAACCAACATCTGGAGAGGATACTTCCCCCATCGCTGCTCATCTCGGATGACTATCAAACAGAGAACAAAATACTGGGTGTCCACTGCCTCCGTCACATCGTGCTTAATGTG GCTGTGCTCTCGTGTCTGCTGGACTTATTCCCCGTCCTGGAGAAAGGCCTGcactggaagggaggtggggctcGACCCACCACACACTGTGACGAGGTGCTGCAGTTGATCCTGACCCACATGGAGCCAGAGCACCGCCTTCTCTTACGCAGGACCTATGCAAGAAACCTGCCAGTGTTTGTGAAGAG gTTGGGGATCCTAACTGTCCGGCACTTGAAGAGGCTGGAGCGAGTCATCATCGGCTACCTGGAGGTTTACGATGGGCCAGAGGAGGAGGCTAGACTGAAGACACTGGAAACCTTAAAACTTCTCATGCAGTACACTTGGCCCAG AGTTTCCTGTAGACGTGTGGTCTTATTGAAGGCTCTCTTGAAACTGATCTGTGATGTAGCAAGGGATCCAAACCTTACACCTGAGCCTGTTAAGAGCGCCTTGTTAGAAGAGGCCACAGATTGCCTGATTCTCCTGGACCACTGTTGTCAAGGACAAGTGAAG GGTCTCCTGGTCAAAATCCTCCAAAGCTGTGAAGACAGCAAGGTGGTGAACTGTATCAGAAAAGTCCAGCAGGTTTCTGAAGGCACGCCCTACGATGGAACTTAA
- the TTI2 gene encoding TELO2-interacting protein 2 isoform X2 translates to MEHDRSRESPSREGTSLPGEWPSSALGQSFSQILHRLTSQESRRGKGKSAAVQDLGALIEATERDQFFEGSGTSLHGMPEVLGQVAKALEKYAAPPKEQEGRGHGYSEVAEKAAAVGLVFLKLLGKFEAAKNSLVCPKWKTGLRDLAGPIYIFAVTHSLEQPWTSPRSHDVAGEVLALLLQVTECGSVAGFLHGENEDEKGRFILIMELLKPDLNKESWKNNPATKHVFSWTLQQVSRPWLNQHLERILPPSLLISDDYQTENKILGVHCLRHIVLNVPAADLLQYNRAQVLYHALFNHLYTPEYCLIQAVLSCLLDLFPVLEKGLHWKGGGARPTTHCDEVLQLILTHMEPEHRLLLRRTYARNLPVFVKRLGILTVRHLKRLERVIIGYLEVYDGPEEEARLKTLETLKLLMQYTWPRVSCRRVVLLKALLKLICDVARDPNLTPEPVKSALLEEATDCLILLDHCCQGQVKFSSPGSNLICIGWDQSAAS, encoded by the exons ATGGAGCATGACCGCTCTCGGGAATCCCCATCGCGGGAAGGCACTTCCTTGCCGGGAGAGTGGCCTTCCTCGGCCCTCGGACAGTCCTTCTCCCAGATTTTGCACCGCCTTACCAGCCAGGAGTCCCGACGGGGCAAGGGCAAAAGTGCAGCAGTTCAGGACCTCGGTGCTCTCATAGAAGCCACAGAACGCGATCAGTTTTTTGAGGGGAGTGGCACATCGCTCCACGGAATGCCCGAAGTGCTGGGGCAGGTGGCAAAAGCCCTGGAGAAGTATGCAGCCCCACCCAAGGAGCAGGAAGGTAGAGGTCATGGTTACTCTGAAGTGGCCGAGAAAGCGGCAGCAGTTGGCTTAGTATTTCTTAAACTCTTGGGGAAATTTGAGGCGGCCAAGAATTCCTTGGTTTGCCCTAAGTGGAAGACAGGCCTACGTGACTTGGCAGGACCCATCTATATTTTTGCGGTCACACACAGCTTGGAGCAACCATGGACCAGCCCAAGATCCCATGACGTTGCTGGAGAGGTGCTCGCCTTACTCCTTCAAGTTACTGAGTGTGGTTCTGTGGCAGGATTTCTGCACGGAGAAAATGAAGATGAGAAAGggagatttattttaataatggagCTTCTTAAACCCGATTTGAATAA AGAATCCTGGAAGAATAACCCTGCCACAAAACATGTTTTCTCATGGACGCTGCAGCAGGTCTCTCGACCCTGGCTGAACCAACATCTGGAGAGGATACTTCCCCCATCGCTGCTCATCTCGGATGACTATCAAACAGAGAACAAAATACTGGGTGTCCACTGCCTCCGTCACATCGTGCTTAATGTG CCAGCTGCTGATTTGCTCCAGTATAACAGAGCCCAGGTCCTGTACCACGCCCTTTTCAACCACCTGTACACACCGGAGTACTGCCTCATCCAG GCTGTGCTCTCGTGTCTGCTGGACTTATTCCCCGTCCTGGAGAAAGGCCTGcactggaagggaggtggggctcGACCCACCACACACTGTGACGAGGTGCTGCAGTTGATCCTGACCCACATGGAGCCAGAGCACCGCCTTCTCTTACGCAGGACCTATGCAAGAAACCTGCCAGTGTTTGTGAAGAG gTTGGGGATCCTAACTGTCCGGCACTTGAAGAGGCTGGAGCGAGTCATCATCGGCTACCTGGAGGTTTACGATGGGCCAGAGGAGGAGGCTAGACTGAAGACACTGGAAACCTTAAAACTTCTCATGCAGTACACTTGGCCCAG AGTTTCCTGTAGACGTGTGGTCTTATTGAAGGCTCTCTTGAAACTGATCTGTGATGTAGCAAGGGATCCAAACCTTACACCTGAGCCTGTTAAGAGCGCCTTGTTAGAAGAGGCCACAGATTGCCTGATTCTCCTGGACCACTGTTGTCAAGGACAAGTGAAG TTTTCAAGTCCTGGATCCAATCTAATTTGCATCGGCTGGGATCAGTCTGCTGCTTCCTGA